In the genome of Roseofilum casamattae BLCC-M143, the window TTAATGCAGCTCGTTAGTTTCACTAAGCGTCTAGAGGGTGAAAAATGTAGCCTTGTTCGGCAAGAAAAAGCTATGGATGAGTTATCACATCGATTTTTAGTTGAGACATCTGTTAATCATAATAATAAGTTAGTTCTCGGTCAGCACAACTTAGTCCGTAGCGTAGCCTTACAACATCATCAGCAGTTTTTAAAGGAACTTCAAAATCAGGGATAAGCATGATTTCAATGACACCTGGTCAGATTTTATTTAGTCAATTGGCAATAGATGAGGATCGAATCCCCTTGGAATACCTTAATTCCTACATCGCAGTGGAATACTATCTGACAACTGAAGATGAACCACCTAAAGACACAAGCCAATTGGCAAAAATGCAACGTTATTTGGATTCAATGCTCGTTCTCGCTAAAATGCATAATCTAGAGGCAGTCAAGTTAATATTAAATTATTCAATAAATCTTGAAGAAAAGATTACCATGTTATTGCCAATCAAGGATAGATTTCTATCAAATGGTAATTTTAATATGGTGATTGAAACGAGCGATGAGATTCTGCAAAACTTTGCCCAATACCTGGATTCCGAGCTAGATTATATATGGCTCTGGAAAGGTCAAGCTTTGCAAGGGATGGGAAAATCTATAGAAGCGTACAATATTTTCACAAAAATAAGCCAAAATCAGAAAAGTACTATAGAAAATCGAGTCTATGCTAAGGTGTGTTTATTGATTAACCAAACCCAAAGGGGTATTTATAAAATCGAAGATCTGCAAAATTTTTTAAGCGATATAGAGAGCCAATGGAATGGTATTGATTCCCGCAAAAGAGAACAATATGAAATAGCTATTTTAGAGCAAATTGCTTATCATGAAATGAACCATGGTAGATACGATCATGCACTAAAATTTTACGATCGCGCCCTCAAAATAATCTCTATACAAGGAGAAATTTATCAACAAATTCCTATTCTGTGCCATCGTGGTGTTATCTATAGAAGAAAACAAGAGTATGAGAAAGCAATCCAATCTTTGGAAGACGCTTTAGAAAAATCTTTAATCATTGAAAATGAAGTTAGAGTGGGTTGGATAAAACATCATTTAGCTTGGACTTACCTGAATAAAGGAGAATATGACTGTGCGTATGTTTTTTGTCAAGAGTCTCTCAAAATGTATAAAGAAATACAAGATCTGAGAGGTGTCTCTGACTGTTATGAACAATTAGGACTAATACAAATAGCAAAAAGACAGTTAAATGATGCATATATAAATCTCAAACAATCTCTTGAGATCCGCAATAATATTAAAAATCTTCATGGTTCAGCCAGTTCTCTTAAAAATTTAGCTGTTGTTTCATGGCATCAGAAAAAATACATAAAATTTCTACAATATTTAATTCGGAGTTTTATCCAATACTATAAGATTGGAGTATTGAACCAAAATCGGATACTAAGGATGGTGAAATTTATTTATGTTT includes:
- a CDS encoding tetratricopeptide repeat protein codes for the protein MTPGQILFSQLAIDEDRIPLEYLNSYIAVEYYLTTEDEPPKDTSQLAKMQRYLDSMLVLAKMHNLEAVKLILNYSINLEEKITMLLPIKDRFLSNGNFNMVIETSDEILQNFAQYLDSELDYIWLWKGQALQGMGKSIEAYNIFTKISQNQKSTIENRVYAKVCLLINQTQRGIYKIEDLQNFLSDIESQWNGIDSRKREQYEIAILEQIAYHEMNHGRYDHALKFYDRALKIISIQGEIYQQIPILCHRGVIYRRKQEYEKAIQSLEDALEKSLIIENEVRVGWIKHHLAWTYLNKGEYDCAYVFCQESLKMYKEIQDLRGVSDCYEQLGLIQIAKRQLNDAYINLKQSLEIRNNIKNLHGSASSLKNLAVVSWHQKKYIKFLQYLIRSFIQYYKIGVLNQNRILRMVKFIYVWIFGKRTWTT